One stretch of Roseovarius mucosus DNA includes these proteins:
- a CDS encoding aminotransferase class III-fold pyridoxal phosphate-dependent enzyme, with protein sequence MKDDNFLREMNARHLWHPMGHPGEQQANAPKIIKSAAGVRITDIDGHDPVDAVGGLWCVNLGYSNDVVKQAISDQLWQLPYYSAFAGSTNPAAIEASYAVQEFFAEDGMTRVFFTSGGSDSVDTALRMARQYHRLRGEPTRTKFLSLKKGYHGTHWGGASVNGNNRFRITYEPLLPGCFHLPSPYTYRNPFDEMDGAKLAEKIAATMVDEIEFQDPSTIAAFIMEPIQGAGGVIVPDASFMKHMRDICDRYGILMISDEVITGFGRTGDWTGARHWGVKPDMMTIAKGITSGYFPVGGVVLGDKVAEVFEKAGPEGSIWTGYTYSAHPVGAAAVVACLSETLRLDTKSNAAVRGTQLYEGVKKLAEKYDIIGDVRGGHGLMMGIELVSDRAKKTPMDAATMKRVHQATYEAGAMVRLGAHNILMSPPLVISEAEVNVILSALDAGFAAA encoded by the coding sequence ATGAAAGACGACAATTTCCTGCGTGAGATGAACGCGCGCCATCTGTGGCACCCGATGGGGCATCCCGGTGAGCAGCAGGCCAATGCGCCGAAAATCATCAAAAGTGCCGCAGGTGTGCGGATCACCGATATCGACGGGCATGATCCGGTGGATGCGGTGGGGGGCCTGTGGTGCGTCAACCTTGGCTATTCCAACGATGTGGTGAAGCAGGCGATTTCCGATCAGCTTTGGCAATTGCCTTATTATTCTGCCTTTGCCGGCAGCACCAACCCTGCGGCCATCGAAGCCTCTTATGCGGTGCAGGAGTTCTTTGCCGAGGATGGGATGACGCGCGTCTTTTTCACCTCGGGCGGGTCGGACAGCGTGGACACGGCGCTGCGCATGGCGCGGCAATATCATCGCCTGCGGGGCGAGCCGACGCGCACCAAGTTCCTGAGCCTGAAAAAGGGCTATCACGGCACCCATTGGGGTGGTGCGTCGGTCAATGGCAACAACCGGTTCCGGATCACCTATGAGCCGCTGTTGCCGGGCTGTTTTCATCTGCCCAGCCCCTATACCTATCGCAACCCGTTCGATGAGATGGATGGGGCCAAACTGGCGGAAAAGATTGCTGCCACCATGGTGGATGAGATCGAGTTTCAGGACCCCAGCACGATTGCCGCCTTTATCATGGAGCCTATTCAAGGGGCTGGCGGTGTGATCGTGCCGGATGCGTCCTTTATGAAGCATATGCGCGATATCTGCGACCGCTACGGCATTCTGATGATCTCGGACGAGGTGATCACCGGATTTGGGCGCACGGGGGATTGGACCGGAGCCCGGCATTGGGGCGTCAAGCCCGACATGATGACCATCGCCAAGGGCATCACCAGCGGCTATTTCCCTGTGGGCGGCGTGGTTCTGGGCGACAAGGTCGCCGAGGTGTTTGAAAAGGCGGGGCCAGAGGGCAGCATCTGGACCGGCTACACCTATTCGGCGCATCCCGTGGGGGCGGCGGCGGTGGTGGCCTGCCTGTCAGAAACGCTGCGGCTGGATACCAAGAGCAATGCCGCTGTGCGCGGCACGCAGCTTTATGAAGGGGTCAAGAAGCTGGCCGAAAAATACGACATCATCGGTGATGTGCGTGGCGGTCATGGCTTGATGATGGGAATCGAGCTGGTCAGCGACCGCGCGAAAAAGACGCCCATGGATGCCGCGACCATGAAGCGGGTGCATCAGGCGACGTATGAGGCGGGGGCGATGGTGCGTCTGGGGGCGCATAATATCCTGATGTCGCCGCCTCTGGTGATTTCCGAGGCTGAGGTGAACGTGATCCTGTCGGCGCTTGATGCCGGGTTTGCGGCAGCCTGA
- a CDS encoding M16 family metallopeptidase, producing the protein MIRFVLSFVLLLAALPARAEIEVREITTPGGLEAWLVEDHSIPFVALELRFRGGGSLDPEGKRGVTNLMVGLLEEGAAEMDAQGFARASESLAADFRYSVNDDRVSVSARFLTENRDQAVDLLRSSLVEPRFDPDAIERVRAQILSIINASQTDPRDIVGQAFDSLVFGDHPYGSSLDGTIESVTALTRDDILAAHQGALARDRLYVSAVGDITEAELAALLDSLLGDLPESGAPLPGNVAPNLPGGVKVTDFATPQSIVAFAQPGIDRDDPDFFAAYILNHILGGGGFESRLMSEVREKRGLTYGVYSYLADKDAAQLWMGSVASANDRVAEAITVIRDEWDRIHTEGVTPEELENAKTYLTGAYPLQFEGNGPIADIAVGMQMEGLPTDYIVTRNDKVNAVALDDINRVARELLDPETLTFVVVGQPVGLDSTLN; encoded by the coding sequence ATGATCCGTTTCGTTCTGAGTTTCGTTCTTTTGCTGGCTGCGCTGCCCGCGCGCGCTGAAATCGAGGTCAGGGAAATCACAACGCCCGGCGGGCTTGAGGCTTGGCTGGTCGAGGATCACTCGATCCCCTTCGTGGCGCTTGAATTGCGCTTTCGCGGCGGCGGCTCTCTTGATCCGGAGGGCAAGCGCGGCGTGACCAATCTTATGGTCGGCCTGCTTGAGGAAGGCGCCGCCGAGATGGACGCGCAGGGCTTTGCGCGCGCCTCTGAATCCCTCGCCGCAGATTTCCGCTATTCCGTCAATGACGACCGCGTCAGCGTCTCAGCCCGGTTTCTGACCGAAAACCGCGATCAAGCGGTCGATCTCCTGCGCTCAAGCCTCGTAGAGCCGCGCTTTGATCCCGACGCCATCGAGCGTGTGCGCGCCCAGATCCTGTCGATCATCAACGCGTCGCAAACCGATCCGCGCGATATCGTCGGACAAGCGTTTGACAGCCTCGTGTTCGGCGATCATCCCTATGGCTCATCGCTTGACGGCACCATCGAGAGTGTCACGGCCCTTACCCGCGACGATATTTTGGCCGCACATCAGGGCGCTCTGGCCCGTGACAGGCTTTATGTCTCTGCCGTGGGCGACATCACCGAGGCAGAGCTTGCCGCCCTTCTCGATAGCCTGCTTGGCGACCTGCCCGAAAGCGGCGCACCGCTGCCGGGCAATGTCGCGCCTAATCTGCCGGGCGGTGTGAAGGTCACTGATTTTGCGACACCGCAATCCATTGTGGCCTTTGCCCAACCTGGCATCGACCGCGACGATCCCGATTTCTTTGCCGCCTATATCCTCAACCACATCCTTGGCGGTGGCGGCTTTGAAAGTCGGTTGATGAGCGAGGTTCGTGAAAAGCGCGGCCTGACCTATGGCGTCTATTCCTATCTCGCGGACAAGGACGCGGCCCAACTCTGGATGGGGTCTGTCGCCTCTGCCAACGACCGCGTCGCCGAGGCGATCACTGTCATTCGTGACGAATGGGACCGTATCCACACAGAGGGTGTCACACCTGAAGAGCTGGAAAACGCCAAAACCTATCTGACCGGCGCCTACCCTTTGCAGTTCGAGGGGAATGGACCCATCGCCGACATCGCCGTCGGCATGCAGATGGAGGGGTTGCCGACCGATTACATCGTAACGCGCAATGACAAGGTGAATGCCGTCGCGCTCGACGATATCAACCGTGTCGCGCGCGAATTGCTCGATCCGGAAACGCTGACCTTTGTCGTGGTGGGTCAGCCTGTTGGATTGGACAGCACCCTCAACTGA
- a CDS encoding 2-dehydro-3-deoxygalactonokinase codes for MTDWAAIGHDGACARAFVMQGARIVEQAAAPDEAAARAQLLSMPQRVFRIGEGQGDHLPTQVLPQGGRGLAPLVQDTPPDVIDAWVRLLLIGLLQARAQWDGVAWVVGRDLSHWVHLSAGEAVSCQSFVTPRLVRLLGGAVLPSAEAMADTLSRPERLAAHLRGAEVRGDSAAITGHLLAAELAAARPYWLGQSVVLIADGSQAEGLAGALREHGAPVEHVAPESLIASALAALAGVLA; via the coding sequence ATGACCGATTGGGCCGCCATCGGCCATGACGGAGCGTGCGCGCGCGCCTTTGTGATGCAGGGCGCGCGGATCGTCGAGCAGGCCGCAGCCCCGGATGAAGCAGCTGCGCGGGCGCAGCTCCTGTCGATGCCGCAGCGGGTGTTTCGCATCGGTGAGGGGCAGGGGGATCACTTGCCCACGCAGGTATTGCCCCAAGGTGGGCGGGGTCTGGCCCCGCTGGTTCAGGACACCCCGCCCGATGTGATCGACGCTTGGGTGCGCCTTTTGCTGATCGGTCTTTTGCAGGCGCGGGCGCAATGGGATGGGGTGGCTTGGGTGGTCGGGCGCGACCTGAGCCATTGGGTGCATCTGAGCGCGGGCGAGGCGGTGAGTTGCCAGAGCTTTGTGACGCCCCGGCTGGTGCGTCTTTTGGGCGGTGCGGTGCTGCCCTCTGCTGAGGCCATGGCTGATACGCTCAGCCGTCCGGAACGATTGGCGGCGCATCTGCGGGGGGCGGAGGTGCGCGGGGATTCGGCCGCGATCACCGGGCATCTGTTGGCGGCGGAATTGGCTGCGGCGCGGCCCTATTGGCTAGGGCAAAGCGTGGTGCTGATTGCGGATGGATCACAAGCAGAGGGCCTTGCCGGAGCGCTGCGAGAGCATGGGGCGCCGGTCGAGCATGTCGCGCCTGAAAGTCTGATTGCATCGGCCTTGGCGGCGCTTGCCGGGGTGCTGGCGTGA
- a CDS encoding conserved coiled coil protein gives MDKETYQNKLQAQLDQWKAEIDKLQAQSREASADMQIKYQEQIKELREKRADMAAQYDKIEAASIEAWKDFKTGADEAWDNMSKAMKSAWGRFG, from the coding sequence ATGGACAAAGAAACATACCAGAACAAGCTGCAAGCCCAACTCGATCAATGGAAAGCCGAAATCGACAAGCTGCAAGCCCAGTCGCGCGAGGCGTCTGCCGACATGCAGATCAAATATCAGGAGCAGATCAAAGAGCTGCGCGAGAAACGCGCCGACATGGCAGCCCAGTATGACAAGATTGAGGCCGCCAGCATCGAAGCGTGGAAAGATTTCAAGACCGGCGCAGACGAGGCTTGGGACAACATGTCCAAAGCCATGAAATCAGCATGGGGTCGGTTTGGCTAA
- a CDS encoding TIGR01244 family sulfur transferase → MGQTLLESLMDLRLITQDFTVSPQIEVADVAALVDAGYRSILCNRPDGEDYGQPAFDAVAAAAEAAGLAVRWVPIHSGQMTQAALDEFRVALEEMPKPILAYCRSGTRCTMLWSITRFEDLGADEILRATAKAGYDMSGLVAQLERRQ, encoded by the coding sequence ATGGGCCAAACCCTGCTGGAGAGCCTCATGGACTTGCGCCTGATTACCCAAGATTTCACTGTGTCCCCGCAGATCGAGGTGGCGGATGTGGCCGCTCTCGTCGATGCCGGATATCGCTCGATCCTGTGCAACCGACCGGATGGCGAGGATTATGGGCAGCCTGCGTTTGATGCCGTTGCGGCGGCGGCAGAAGCGGCGGGGCTGGCGGTGCGGTGGGTGCCCATCCATTCTGGGCAGATGACGCAGGCTGCGCTGGACGAGTTTCGCGTGGCGCTAGAGGAAATGCCCAAGCCGATCCTTGCCTATTGCCGCTCTGGCACGCGCTGCACGATGCTGTGGAGCATCACGCGGTTCGAAGACTTGGGTGCGGACGAGATCCTGCGCGCGACCGCGAAGGCGGGCTATGACATGTCCGGTCTTGTGGCGCAGCTTGAACGCCGACAATGA
- a CDS encoding alanine/glycine:cation symporter family protein: MKRYAFPAAAAVGAALLAMPAHAQSVDEKVNQIFASSTGWFVNLIFSNFPGTSFPWIVAWLVIGATVFTLYFGFIQFRAIGHSIALVKGDYSDPNDAGEVSHFQALATALSGTVGLGNIAGVAVAVSIGGPGATFWMILAGLMGMASKFTECTLGVKYRNEYPDGRVSGGPMYYLTKGFAERGVPGGKILAVLFSIFCILGALGGGNMFQANQAHQQIAGIVGAYPGWITGVIFAGVVFAVIVGGLKSIARVTEKVVPFMGILYVGTALIIIVMNADQIGWAFGQIFEGAFTGLGVAGGMVGALIQGFKRAAFSNEAGVGSAAIAHSAVRTKEPITEGFVSLLEPFIDTVVICTMTALVIIITGQLVAGPDGNYLLNEAGTAIQTVGGTSGVGLTSAAFGSAISWFPYVLAIAVVLFAFSTMISWSYYGLKAWTYLFGEGETKELVFKVIFCIFVVIGAAANLGPVIDFSDAAIFAMAVVNIIGLYILMPIVKRELDSYLSRLKSGEIKKFE, translated from the coding sequence ATGAAACGATACGCATTTCCTGCGGCGGCTGCGGTCGGGGCGGCATTGCTTGCCATGCCCGCCCATGCACAATCCGTTGATGAAAAGGTCAATCAGATCTTCGCAAGTTCAACCGGCTGGTTCGTCAATCTGATCTTTTCCAACTTTCCGGGCACCTCCTTTCCGTGGATCGTGGCTTGGTTGGTGATTGGTGCCACCGTGTTCACGCTCTATTTCGGCTTTATCCAGTTTCGCGCGATCGGCCATTCCATTGCATTGGTCAAAGGCGACTACTCCGACCCCAACGATGCCGGTGAGGTCAGCCATTTTCAGGCGCTCGCGACGGCCCTCTCGGGCACTGTCGGCCTTGGCAATATCGCAGGCGTCGCCGTTGCGGTCAGCATCGGTGGCCCCGGTGCCACCTTCTGGATGATCCTTGCGGGCCTCATGGGCATGGCGTCTAAGTTTACCGAATGCACCTTGGGCGTGAAATACCGCAACGAATACCCCGACGGGCGCGTTTCCGGCGGCCCGATGTATTACCTGACCAAGGGCTTTGCCGAACGCGGCGTGCCGGGTGGCAAAATCCTCGCCGTGCTCTTCTCGATCTTTTGTATCCTTGGCGCGCTTGGCGGCGGCAATATGTTTCAGGCCAATCAGGCGCATCAGCAGATTGCGGGCATCGTCGGCGCATATCCGGGCTGGATCACCGGCGTGATTTTTGCCGGTGTGGTCTTTGCGGTGATCGTGGGCGGCCTGAAATCCATCGCGCGGGTCACCGAAAAGGTCGTGCCGTTCATGGGTATCCTCTATGTCGGCACAGCGCTTATCATCATCGTGATGAACGCGGATCAGATCGGCTGGGCGTTTGGCCAGATTTTCGAAGGGGCCTTTACCGGGCTTGGCGTCGCGGGCGGCATGGTCGGCGCGCTCATTCAGGGCTTCAAACGCGCCGCCTTCTCGAACGAGGCTGGTGTTGGTTCGGCGGCCATCGCCCATTCGGCGGTGCGCACCAAGGAACCAATCACCGAAGGGTTCGTATCGCTGCTTGAGCCTTTCATCGACACCGTGGTGATCTGCACCATGACCGCTCTTGTGATCATCATCACCGGGCAGCTTGTTGCAGGACCGGATGGCAATTACCTGCTCAACGAAGCGGGCACCGCGATCCAAACCGTCGGCGGCACTTCGGGCGTGGGCCTCACCTCGGCGGCCTTTGGCAGTGCGATCAGTTGGTTTCCTTATGTTCTGGCAATCGCCGTCGTGCTCTTTGCCTTTTCCACCATGATCAGCTGGTCCTATTACGGCCTCAAGGCCTGGACCTATCTCTTTGGCGAAGGCGAGACCAAGGAACTGGTGTTCAAGGTGATCTTCTGCATCTTCGTGGTGATCGGTGCCGCCGCCAATCTTGGCCCGGTGATCGACTTCTCGGATGCGGCGATCTTTGCCATGGCAGTGGTCAATATCATCGGGCTCTACATCCTGATGCCCATCGTCAAACGCGAGTTGGACAGCTACCTCAGCCGGCTCAAATCAGGCGAAATCAAGAAGTTCGAGTAA
- a CDS encoding DsbA family protein: protein MKHLIATGALALAMLTGPAVAQEAAPDTSQIVEMTMGPEDAKVTIIEYASFTCPHCANFHKGPLKQLKAEYIDTDKVHFIYRDVYFDRFGLWASMVARCGGPEKFFGISDMIYEQQGEWTQGEPAAIADNLRRIGKVAGLEPDAVEACLNDTEKAKALVAWYQENAEAHGVESTPTLVINEQKYANMAYDDLKAIIEEKLSE from the coding sequence ATGAAACACTTGATCGCAACCGGGGCGCTGGCCCTTGCCATGCTTACCGGACCCGCCGTGGCGCAAGAGGCGGCCCCGGATACATCGCAAATCGTCGAAATGACGATGGGGCCAGAGGATGCCAAGGTGACGATCATCGAATACGCGTCCTTTACCTGTCCGCATTGTGCCAATTTTCACAAGGGGCCGCTCAAGCAGTTGAAGGCTGAGTATATCGACACGGACAAGGTGCATTTCATCTATCGCGATGTCTATTTTGACCGGTTCGGCCTATGGGCGTCGATGGTGGCGCGCTGTGGCGGGCCCGAGAAATTCTTTGGCATCTCGGACATGATTTATGAGCAGCAGGGGGAATGGACCCAAGGCGAGCCTGCCGCGATTGCCGACAACCTGCGGCGGATCGGCAAGGTTGCGGGGCTGGAGCCGGATGCGGTTGAGGCCTGTCTCAATGACACCGAAAAGGCCAAGGCGCTGGTCGCGTGGTATCAAGAGAACGCCGAGGCCCATGGCGTCGAGTCGACGCCGACGCTGGTGATCAACGAGCAGAAATATGCCAACATGGCCTATGACGATCTCAAGGCGATCATCGAGGAAAAGCTGTCGGAGTGA
- a CDS encoding tetraacyldisaccharide 4'-kinase, whose translation MSLPAYWFTPPDRPGLRARLLTPWALWRARRAGADQVGWRAPVPVISVDMLAAGSVGNLPAVLAVIGQVQRLGFAPVILARGAAGPVRIDPRRHCAEEVGGAALLAADFAPTWVAPDWAEGARAALAEGSADCFVMMGGLRDPALIKDLSIGVVDAVRGFGNGRCRPAGPLAEPLEAGLARVHLMLKVGSHAAQARFAALWGARISSPVMAGELQPLETGMDWAGARVLAFAGGEDPALFFAMLRGLGAEPVRFEALATKEAYGPGLLARLEREASLRRAQLVTTEEDAVRLPLAFRRKVISLPMRLQVPDLAPLDAALTQAGLRQDK comes from the coding sequence ATGAGCCTGCCCGCCTATTGGTTCACGCCACCGGATCGGCCCGGTTTGCGCGCGCGGCTTTTGACCCCTTGGGCGCTCTGGCGTGCGCGGCGCGCGGGGGCAGATCAGGTTGGCTGGCGTGCGCCGGTGCCGGTGATCTCGGTCGATATGTTGGCGGCGGGGAGCGTGGGCAATTTGCCTGCGGTGCTGGCGGTGATCGGGCAGGTGCAGAGGCTTGGGTTTGCGCCCGTGATCCTTGCGCGCGGGGCGGCGGGGCCGGTTCGGATTGATCCGCGCCGCCATTGTGCGGAGGAGGTTGGGGGCGCTGCGCTGCTTGCGGCCGATTTTGCGCCGACTTGGGTTGCGCCCGACTGGGCTGAGGGCGCGCGGGCGGCCTTGGCGGAGGGGTCTGCCGATTGTTTCGTGATGATGGGCGGGCTGCGCGATCCCGCGTTGATCAAGGACCTGTCCATTGGGGTGGTCGATGCCGTGCGCGGCTTTGGCAATGGGCGGTGTCGTCCGGCTGGGCCACTTGCCGAGCCGTTGGAGGCTGGGTTGGCGCGGGTTCACCTGATGCTGAAGGTGGGGTCGCATGCCGCGCAGGCGCGGTTTGCAGCGCTATGGGGCGCGCGGATTTCATCGCCGGTGATGGCGGGCGAATTGCAACCGCTGGAAACGGGCATGGATTGGGCGGGCGCGCGGGTCTTGGCCTTTGCGGGGGGCGAAGATCCGGCGCTTTTCTTTGCCATGTTGCGGGGGCTTGGGGCAGAGCCTGTGCGCTTTGAGGCGTTGGCCACCAAGGAAGCCTATGGTCCGGGCCTATTGGCGCGGTTGGAGCGAGAGGCGTCTTTGCGCCGCGCCCAGCTGGTGACGACAGAAGAGGATGCCGTGCGGTTACCACTGGCGTTCCGGCGCAAGGTGATCAGCCTGCCGATGCGCTTGCAGGTGCCAGACCTTGCGCCGTTGGATGCGGCCCTGACGCAGGCGGGGCTACGTCAGGACAAATGA
- a CDS encoding 3-deoxy-D-manno-octulosonic acid transferase, with protein MSRSLSLSAYLAYARRAGRAGPVPDQVRPPGPLIWAHAVDAARADTLVHLAERLAAQRRGLHLLLTTSSTTPARTDMAASVIWQTVPEDNLPAAEAFLAHWRPDICVWTGGDLRPALLICASRMATPLYLVDADEENLDRASWRWFPDMPRAVLGLFTEILTRTEAAARLVRRFGAPERIVTVTGAFQEGAMTLPFNAAEREEMAGLLRSRPIWLASRIHRDELATVLETHREVSRLAHRSVLILVPDDLQDCAEMRATLEAQGWRVAVWSEGEIPSETTQVILADTRGEMGLWYRLAPVTFMGSSLVSGQHGRDPNEPAAHGSAILYGPNVGRYLNRYSRYAEAGAARIVRDSPTLTAAVQRLIAPDQAAVMAHAAWDVASRGAAVTDRIQDMLLDRLDRLDAAR; from the coding sequence GTGAGCCGGTCGCTTAGCCTATCGGCCTATTTGGCCTATGCGCGCCGCGCCGGGCGCGCGGGCCCTGTGCCGGATCAGGTGCGCCCGCCCGGGCCCTTGATTTGGGCGCATGCGGTCGATGCGGCGCGCGCGGACACGCTGGTGCATCTTGCGGAGCGGTTGGCGGCGCAGCGGCGCGGCTTGCATCTTTTGTTGACCACATCAAGCACGACCCCGGCCCGGACCGACATGGCGGCATCGGTCATCTGGCAGACAGTGCCCGAGGATAACCTGCCCGCCGCTGAGGCATTTTTGGCCCATTGGCGGCCTGATATCTGTGTGTGGACGGGCGGCGATTTGCGGCCTGCGCTGCTGATCTGTGCCTCGCGGATGGCGACCCCGCTTTATCTGGTTGATGCCGACGAGGAAAATCTGGACCGGGCAAGCTGGCGTTGGTTTCCCGACATGCCGCGCGCGGTGCTGGGGCTATTTACGGAAATCCTGACGCGGACCGAAGCGGCGGCACGGCTGGTGCGCCGCTTTGGGGCACCCGAACGGATCGTGACCGTCACGGGCGCGTTCCAAGAAGGGGCGATGACGCTGCCGTTTAATGCCGCCGAGCGCGAAGAGATGGCGGGCCTTTTGCGCAGTCGCCCGATCTGGTTGGCCTCGCGCATCCACCGCGATGAATTGGCAACCGTGCTGGAAACCCACCGTGAAGTCAGCCGTCTGGCGCATCGCAGCGTGCTGATCCTTGTGCCGGACGATTTGCAGGACTGCGCCGAGATGCGCGCCACGCTGGAGGCGCAGGGTTGGCGGGTGGCGGTCTGGTCCGAGGGCGAGATCCCAAGCGAGACAACGCAGGTGATTCTGGCCGATACGCGGGGCGAGATGGGGCTGTGGTATCGTCTGGCCCCGGTGACGTTCATGGGCTCGTCGCTGGTGTCTGGACAACATGGGCGCGATCCCAATGAGCCCGCCGCGCATGGCTCGGCAATCCTTTATGGCCCCAATGTGGGCCGCTATCTCAATCGCTATTCGCGCTATGCCGAGGCGGGGGCGGCGCGGATTGTGCGCGACAGCCCGACGCTGACAGCGGCGGTGCAGCGGTTGATTGCGCCGGATCAGGCGGCGGTGATGGCGCATGCGGCGTGGGATGTGGCCTCGCGTGGGGCGGCTGTGACTGACCGTATTCAAGATATGCTGCTGGATCGGCTGGACAGGCTGGACGCCGCGCGATGA
- a CDS encoding M16 family metallopeptidase produces the protein MRHFLAGLTLALLPLAAPVSASTTDQVTHFTLDNGLDVVVIEDHRAPVVTQMLWYRAGSADETPGVSGVAHFLEHLLFKGTKTMEPGEFSATVARNGGSDNAFTSYDYTAYFQRIAADRLELVMRMESDRMTNLQLDEADILTERDVIIEERNQRVENSPGALFREQKNATQYLNHRYGVPIIGWRHEMEALDLDAALEFYRTFYAPNNAILIIAGDVTPDAVRALADTYYGPIPANPALPERARPQEPPQLAERRITLRDARVSQPYVTRSYLAPERDSGAQEKAAALTLLADILGGGQTSLLAEKLQFQNQTAVQVGASYSGLSLDDTTFDLFVVPAPGVTLEQAEAAMDEALLTFLETGVDAEQLERIKTQFRASETYARDDAGGLANRYGQALTQGLTVADVQAWPAILQATTEEDILQAARDVLDRTQSVTGWLMAPEVTQ, from the coding sequence ATGCGACATTTCCTTGCCGGGCTGACGCTGGCCCTCTTACCGCTCGCGGCCCCAGTATCAGCCTCGACCACCGATCAGGTGACGCATTTCACGCTCGACAACGGGCTTGATGTGGTGGTGATCGAGGATCACCGCGCGCCAGTTGTCACGCAAATGCTGTGGTATCGCGCCGGGTCTGCCGACGAAACGCCGGGCGTCTCGGGCGTTGCACATTTTCTTGAACATTTGCTCTTCAAGGGCACCAAGACCATGGAACCAGGCGAATTTTCCGCCACCGTGGCGCGCAATGGCGGCTCGGACAATGCCTTTACCAGCTATGATTACACCGCCTATTTCCAGCGTATCGCCGCCGACCGGCTTGAGCTGGTCATGCGGATGGAATCGGACCGTATGACCAATCTGCAGCTCGACGAGGCCGATATCCTGACCGAGCGCGATGTGATCATCGAAGAACGCAATCAACGGGTCGAAAACAGCCCCGGCGCGCTGTTCCGTGAGCAAAAGAACGCGACGCAATATCTCAATCACCGTTACGGTGTGCCGATCATCGGCTGGCGGCACGAGATGGAGGCCCTCGATCTTGACGCGGCGCTAGAGTTCTATCGAACATTCTACGCCCCCAATAACGCCATCCTGATCATCGCGGGTGATGTCACGCCTGACGCGGTGCGCGCTCTGGCCGACACCTATTACGGCCCCATCCCTGCCAACCCTGCCCTGCCCGAGCGCGCCCGCCCGCAAGAGCCGCCGCAACTTGCCGAGCGGCGGATCACGTTGCGCGACGCGCGCGTGTCGCAACCCTATGTGACCCGCTCCTATCTCGCCCCCGAGCGTGACAGCGGCGCACAGGAAAAGGCCGCAGCGCTGACCCTGCTGGCCGATATTCTGGGTGGCGGTCAAACATCCCTTCTGGCCGAGAAACTGCAATTCCAGAACCAGACAGCGGTGCAGGTTGGCGCGTCTTATTCGGGCCTGTCGCTGGATGACACCACCTTTGACCTCTTTGTCGTGCCCGCCCCCGGTGTCACACTGGAACAGGCCGAGGCGGCGATGGACGAGGCGCTTCTGACATTCCTGGAAACAGGCGTGGATGCCGAACAGCTTGAGCGTATCAAGACGCAATTCCGCGCCTCGGAAACCTATGCCCGTGACGATGCCGGCGGCTTGGCCAATCGCTATGGTCAGGCGCTGACACAGGGGCTGACCGTGGCCGATGTGCAAGCGTGGCCCGCGATCCTTCAGGCCACAACCGAAGAAGACATCTTGCAGGCCGCACGCGACGTGCTGGATCGCACGCAATCTGTCACAGGCTGGCTTATGGCACCGGAGGTCACGCAATGA
- a CDS encoding universal stress protein, translated as MSGKFVVGYDGSVSSRRALEFAVDRARAQGGTIVLAHVLEWSPYSFLTASELEERHKRRREEMERAEKAITSTVVAELQDSGMPVETMIRYGNTADLLCRIAKEVNAVQIVIGRDGQSAIGARVFGSVAGALVQTAPVPCTIVP; from the coding sequence ATGTCTGGAAAGTTCGTCGTCGGCTACGACGGCAGCGTGTCATCGCGACGCGCCTTGGAATTCGCGGTAGACCGCGCACGCGCTCAGGGCGGCACCATCGTTCTGGCGCATGTGCTTGAATGGTCGCCCTATTCCTTCCTGACCGCAAGCGAATTGGAAGAGCGCCACAAACGCCGCCGCGAAGAAATGGAACGCGCCGAAAAGGCGATCACTTCCACCGTCGTGGCCGAATTGCAGGACAGCGGGATGCCGGTTGAGACCATGATCCGCTACGGCAATACCGCCGATCTGCTCTGCCGTATCGCCAAAGAGGTGAACGCCGTTCAAATCGTGATCGGGCGTGATGGCCAGTCGGCGATTGGCGCGCGGGTGTTCGGATCAGTCGCCGGTGCGCTCGTTCAGACAGCGCCGGTGCCCTGCACCATTGTTCCATAA